The stretch of DNA AATTAAACAACTCATAACTTCTTCAACTTTTTTAATCACCCTTTTGCTTGCTCTTGGTTCTGCTCAGGCCAGCACTGAGAATCACCAGTTGCAAATTTCAACTGATTTGGGAATGATCAGCGGCTCCGAGGGGCTGGGGACTTCTTTTGATTTTGCAATTGAGCCCGAATTTTTTGTAATGGATAAACTTTCTCTTTCTTTCCGTTTTGATGTTACGGCGGGAGATCTAGATTCCATCTATTTGGGAGGAAGAGTTCGCTATTACTTCGATATCCCCAATCACGAAAAATGGAATGTTTATGTGGGCGTCGGGGGTGGAGTGGTCATGAGCACGAATAGTGGTGGAAACAATTTTGGAGATATTGCAATTCCTGTCGTGGGAATTCAGTATGATC from Deltaproteobacteria bacterium encodes:
- a CDS encoding outer membrane beta-barrel protein yields the protein MNKIKQLITSSTFLITLLLALGSAQASTENHQLQISTDLGMISGSEGLGTSFDFAIEPEFFVMDKLSLSFRFDVTAGDLDSIYLGGRVRYYFDIPNHEKWNVYVGVGGGVVMSTNSGGNNFGDIAIPVVGIQYDLTDHIKLGSDFSFDILLGDNTAIAARIMPIQFRWAF